The Poecilia reticulata strain Guanapo linkage group LG4, Guppy_female_1.0+MT, whole genome shotgun sequence genomic interval CAATCCTGTGGTTTTTAGAGTCGGGTCATTTAAACCCCACAGGTTTTTTACTCTGTGCACGGTCCGGCGGGGTTGTGCTGGTTTCAGAAAGACCGCCACCCTGCTCCGATCGTGGCACTTGCTGTGTTCCTGCTGAGACCTCTGGGGTAAAGAGACGGGTCCATTAGACTCGGTGAGCTTTACCCTGTGCGCGTCTTTCAGGGCTGGGCTCGCACCGATCCAGTGTGCGTTTTACCTCTCGCTTCGCAGCTGtctgaccgtgacatctgcCACACTCTTCCTGAGCGCCAGGCTGAGGGCGGTTAAACCTGAACCAGGTCCAGATCATTTACGTTTTACACCCTCTTTTAACGAGCTCTTCCTTTGCGCTctcagctgcttcctgctgctctgattTGATGCTAGCCGGTTATGTCATCAATAAGCATTACTGTGGTTGGCTGGTCGACTGCAGATCTCTATCGTTATTGTTTCTACCATATACCGTTTTTAACATACATTCCTAGTTGACATCTTTAAAAACTTTGGAATAAAACGTTTTTCTACTGGTATCTATTCATATTGCTGCTATCAAACTACAGGATGGAGTAGAACCTCAAGAAGTCAGTGAGATAAAATCAATTTGGaagttttctgcagaaaatttCAGGATAAGGAAGCAAAGTTAACAAAAACCTTCTTACTGAACAAAAGACACAGATGGGAGCATCAAGGagtgagaaaatataaaagtcaACATTTCTCTGTGCCATTGCAGTACAAATATAGGCCAGCAGAAGTAAAAGTTAACCAATGGGATCAAGCAGCAACTCATTGACTAGTTGCTGCTGAAGCATTTAAGCAAAGTCTTAAATGGATTGGACTCATGTTAATGAGACATGAAAAAGAAACCGATTGTTGTAGGTACAGAcctaaaatttcaaaataacaattctgatttttttttttcttcagatttgccACAACATTATGTTTATTACTAAGCAAGATTCTCATCATTTTATACTCAACCAGCAAGAGACTGCTGATCTGGACCTGAGGGAAACAGAATCTCCACAAACCACAGGAAGgcaagaggaaccagaaccgacAGAACCCAAAGAAGAGTATGGATCAGaactgctgcagtttgtcaagAAAGAAGAACTTGAGCAAGAAACACATCCTGTAACAGGAGCAGATGGATGTGcatcttttgaaataaaagaagaaccaGAGGAACCGAAACAGATGGAGGAAGATTATCATCAATTGGAATCTCAGCAGGTGGTGAAGACTGAGGTCGAAGACTTCGGTCAGTATGAAAATAAGGCTGTACTGAATCAGGAGACGGATTCCTTAATGAGAGGAGACTCTGCACCTGTTGGAATCAAAGAGGAACCAGTGGAACTAAAACCTAAGCAAGTGAAGGAAGAGGAGCATGGATCAGGACCTGAGCAGATGGTGAAGATGGAGGCTGAACGCTTCAGTCTGGATGAAGACCAGGATGTTCAGAAGCAGGAGACTGCTGATGCAGACAACCAACTACCAGAACTAAATGGAGACCAAATCCTCCTTCAGAACTTCCCTAAAGCAGAAGATCATCAGGAAATAAAGCTTCATGAAGCCTCAGGATCCAGCAGAGATGATCAGCAACAGAAGAGAGCTCAGAAAACCAGAGGACAGAGGGACGAAGTAGAGGACGGCATGGAGGGCAGGGAaattcacaaaagtaaaaaatgcaaacaatgtAAAGTGTGTGGGGAAAGTTTCAAATGGAATTGGTATTTAACAAttcacatgagaactcacacaggtgagaaacctttctcaTGTGTAACTTGTGGAAAAGCTTTCAGGCAAAAATGTAGTTTGAGTCAACACATGGTAGTTCATTCAGAAGAGACGCTGTTTTCACAAAAACCTTTTCTACAtcttataaatgaaaaaagtcatttaactGACCACATGAGAAATTACACgggggaaaaacatttctgtggaaAATCTTTTAGCCAAAGTCTTAAGTGGATTGGACACAGAAGTAGTCACTTTGGTAAGAAGCCTTTTCCATGTATGACATGTGGGAAAAGTTTCAGTTACCATCATAATTTGACTGTACACATGAGgactcacacaggtgagaaacctttctcatgtctaacctgtggaaaatgtttcagttaccAACCTAATTTGAATAGACACATGAGGACGCACACAGGTGcgaagcctttctcatgtgtaAAGTGTGGGAAACGTTTCCTTGAAAAGAGTAGGTTGAATAGCCACATGAGAGTTCACACAGAGAAGCCATTTCCTTGTCCAACCTGCGGAAAAGGTTTCAGACATAGTCTTAAATGTATTGGGCACTTAAGTAGTCACCCTGGTGAGAAACCGTTTCTTTGTATGACATGTGGGAAAGGTTTCCATCGTAAAAGCAGTTTGATTCGTCACACAagaactcacacaggtgagaagcctttctcatgtcTAACATGTGGAAAATTTTTCAGTCAGGAACATAATTTGAAATGCcacatgaggattcacacaggtgagaggcctttctcatgtgtaacatgtggaaaaggtttcagtacaaaaaatatcttgactggtcacatgagaactcacacaggtgaaaagcctttctcatgtgtaAAGTGTGGGAAAAGTTTCACTCGCAAACATAATTTGAATAGCCACATGAAAATTCACCTTGGTGAGTTCTCATGTATAAattgtggaaaaggttttaatcagaaaaattgTTTGAGCCAGCACATGAAAGTTCATTCAGAACAGAAACCTTTCTCATTCATAAGCTGTAAAAAAGGCATCAATGACAATGGTACTTTAACTTGCAATATAACAGCTCACACAGGAGAAAAACCCTTCTCTTGTATAAAGTGTGAGAAGAGTTTCCgttacaaacatgttttgaaggtccacatgagaattcacacaggtgagaagcctttctcttgtATAACATGTGGGAAGAGTTTCAGACACAAAAACCATTTGAACAGCCACATTAGAGCTCACACAGGAGGGAAGCCTTTCACGTGTGGAACTTGTGGaaaagatttttatgaaaaaagtcaCTTAACTGACCATGTGAGAAGGCATGAcctgaaaaaaatgttccattGCAACACCTGTGGAAAATCTTTCAGTGAAAGAGATGAGTTGATTGGACATATAGAAACACACACGTTTGAGAAGCCTTTTCCATGTATGACATGTGGGAAAAGTTTTGGTCGTAAAAGTAATTTGAATCGTCACATAAAAACTCACACAGATTAGAAGAATTTCTGATCTAAAGCAGTGGAAACAAATCTGTTCCAGAAGTAGTTTAACTAACCAAGTCAGAATTCACACAAATTAGAAACATTTGCCATGTCATCCTTGTTGTAAATGAGCTGTTGCAgctgcaattttaaaaatatatattaatcaTTGAAGCGGTGTTGCAGTCTGTCTGCCTGTTCTGAACTTTTGTAGAAGTTAGTTCTACATACATGTATAATCTTGTTTGCATTACTGCCAATATGTTATTGtttatgacatcatcatcatatgATTCCTTAGTCAATATGTTGACACTTTGCAATTCAGCCTGTTGGGCTTCATTTCcacatttctgtcatttatatTTCTTCCCTCTGCCTCATTTTTACATGTTCTCTGTAGTTCCACTTGGGTCGGTCTGTCAGTCACACTTTTCTTTATGAACCTGTTGTGCCTGGGTCATGGAAAATTATACTGAAGGTCATGGAAAAGT includes:
- the LOC103463218 gene encoding zinc finger protein 665-like isoform X1 produces the protein MALAALACRLLRGCRRSEDDFCLFLCLQQQTLRFIIRDQLLLLLLLLLLLLLLLLEKHKPHPGGGETICGSDRWIPAGSLLDPRWIPTGSPLDPHWIPAGSPLDPHWIPAGSPLDLRRIPTGSTLDPRRIPTGSPLDPRWILTGSPNLRNLQICHNIMFITKQDSHHFILNQQETADLDLRETESPQTTGRQEEPEPTEPKEEYGSELLQFVKKEELEQETHPVTGADGCASFEIKEEPEEPKQMEEDYHQLESQQVVKTEVEDFGQYENKAVLNQETDSLMRGDSAPVGIKEEPVELKPKQVKEEEHGSGPEQMVKMEAERFSLDEDQDVQKQETADADNQLPELNGDQILLQNFPKAEDHQEIKLHEASGSSRDDQQQKRAQKTRGQRDEVEDGMEGREIHKSKKCKQCKVCGESFKWNWYLTIHMRTHTGEKPFSCVTCGKAFRQKCSLSQHMVVHSEETLFSQKPFLHLINEKSHLTDHMRNYTGEKHFCGKSFSQSLKWIGHRSSHFGKKPFPCMTCGKSFSYHHNLTVHMRTHTGEKPFSCLTCGKCFSYQPNLNRHMRTHTGAKPFSCVKCGKRFLEKSRLNSHMRVHTEKPFPCPTCGKGFRHSLKCIGHLSSHPGEKPFLCMTCGKGFHRKSSLIRHTRTHTGEKPFSCLTCGKFFSQEHNLKCHMRIHTGERPFSCVTCGKGFSTKNILTGHMRTHTGEKPFSCVKCGKSFTRKHNLNSHMKIHLGEFSCINCGKGFNQKNCLSQHMKVHSEQKPFSFISCKKGINDNGTLTCNITAHTGEKPFSCIKCEKSFRYKHVLKVHMRIHTGEKPFSCITCGKSFRHKNHLNSHIRAHTGGKPFTCGTCGKDFYEKSHLTDHVRRHDLKKMFHCNTCGKSFSERDELIGHIETHTFEKPFPCMTCGKSFGRKSNLNRHIKTHTD
- the LOC103463218 gene encoding zinc finger protein 665-like isoform X2, encoding MALAALACRLLRGCRRSEDDFCLFLCLQQQTLRFIIRDQLLLLLEKHKPHPGGGETICGSDRWIPAGSLLDPRWIPTGSPLDPHWIPAGSPLDPHWIPAGSPLDLRRIPTGSTLDPRRIPTGSPLDPRWILTGSPNLRNLQICHNIMFITKQDSHHFILNQQETADLDLRETESPQTTGRQEEPEPTEPKEEYGSELLQFVKKEELEQETHPVTGADGCASFEIKEEPEEPKQMEEDYHQLESQQVVKTEVEDFGQYENKAVLNQETDSLMRGDSAPVGIKEEPVELKPKQVKEEEHGSGPEQMVKMEAERFSLDEDQDVQKQETADADNQLPELNGDQILLQNFPKAEDHQEIKLHEASGSSRDDQQQKRAQKTRGQRDEVEDGMEGREIHKSKKCKQCKVCGESFKWNWYLTIHMRTHTGEKPFSCVTCGKAFRQKCSLSQHMVVHSEETLFSQKPFLHLINEKSHLTDHMRNYTGEKHFCGKSFSQSLKWIGHRSSHFGKKPFPCMTCGKSFSYHHNLTVHMRTHTGEKPFSCLTCGKCFSYQPNLNRHMRTHTGAKPFSCVKCGKRFLEKSRLNSHMRVHTEKPFPCPTCGKGFRHSLKCIGHLSSHPGEKPFLCMTCGKGFHRKSSLIRHTRTHTGEKPFSCLTCGKFFSQEHNLKCHMRIHTGERPFSCVTCGKGFSTKNILTGHMRTHTGEKPFSCVKCGKSFTRKHNLNSHMKIHLGEFSCINCGKGFNQKNCLSQHMKVHSEQKPFSFISCKKGINDNGTLTCNITAHTGEKPFSCIKCEKSFRYKHVLKVHMRIHTGEKPFSCITCGKSFRHKNHLNSHIRAHTGGKPFTCGTCGKDFYEKSHLTDHVRRHDLKKMFHCNTCGKSFSERDELIGHIETHTFEKPFPCMTCGKSFGRKSNLNRHIKTHTD
- the LOC103463218 gene encoding zinc finger protein 665-like isoform X3, with product MALAALACRLLRGCRRSEDDFCLFLCLQQQTLRFIIRDQLLLLLLLLLLLLLLLLEKHKPHPGGGETICGSDRWIPAGSLLDPRWIPTGSPLDPHWIPAGSPLDPHWIPAGSPLDLRRIPTGSTLDPRRIPTGSPLDPRWILTGSPNLRNLQQETADLDLRETESPQTTGRQEEPEPTEPKEEYGSELLQFVKKEELEQETHPVTGADGCASFEIKEEPEEPKQMEEDYHQLESQQVVKTEVEDFGQYENKAVLNQETDSLMRGDSAPVGIKEEPVELKPKQVKEEEHGSGPEQMVKMEAERFSLDEDQDVQKQETADADNQLPELNGDQILLQNFPKAEDHQEIKLHEASGSSRDDQQQKRAQKTRGQRDEVEDGMEGREIHKSKKCKQCKVCGESFKWNWYLTIHMRTHTGEKPFSCVTCGKAFRQKCSLSQHMVVHSEETLFSQKPFLHLINEKSHLTDHMRNYTGEKHFCGKSFSQSLKWIGHRSSHFGKKPFPCMTCGKSFSYHHNLTVHMRTHTGEKPFSCLTCGKCFSYQPNLNRHMRTHTGAKPFSCVKCGKRFLEKSRLNSHMRVHTEKPFPCPTCGKGFRHSLKCIGHLSSHPGEKPFLCMTCGKGFHRKSSLIRHTRTHTGEKPFSCLTCGKFFSQEHNLKCHMRIHTGERPFSCVTCGKGFSTKNILTGHMRTHTGEKPFSCVKCGKSFTRKHNLNSHMKIHLGEFSCINCGKGFNQKNCLSQHMKVHSEQKPFSFISCKKGINDNGTLTCNITAHTGEKPFSCIKCEKSFRYKHVLKVHMRIHTGEKPFSCITCGKSFRHKNHLNSHIRAHTGGKPFTCGTCGKDFYEKSHLTDHVRRHDLKKMFHCNTCGKSFSERDELIGHIETHTFEKPFPCMTCGKSFGRKSNLNRHIKTHTD